The following are from one region of the Hymenobacter sp. YIM 151858-1 genome:
- a CDS encoding histone deacetylase family protein — protein sequence MPCLATSDRYTIALPQGHRFPIAKYELIREQLLWQGIAPPEDFYDPGLCPEEDVLRVHTAEYWHKVRDLQLSPAEVRRLGLPQSEQLVLRSLSSSAGTLQSALRALRDGVALNCAGGTHHAFADRGEGFCVLNDIAIAAAHLLHHGLARQVLVVDLDVHQGDGTAAIFRHEPRVFTFSMHAGANYPLRKEQSDLDIELPLGMDDAAYLGQLHEVLPGLIERVQPDFIFYQAGVDVLATDKLGKLALTPAGCRQRDAYVLGLCHRLGLPVAVSMGGGYSERIADIVDAHCNTFVVAYELWGAASCRPLPAASPTLTAVDAHAPTRV from the coding sequence ATGCCCTGCCTAGCCACCTCCGACCGCTACACCATTGCCCTGCCCCAGGGCCACCGCTTTCCCATTGCCAAGTACGAGCTAATCAGGGAGCAGCTGCTGTGGCAGGGCATTGCGCCGCCCGAAGATTTTTACGACCCGGGCCTGTGCCCCGAAGAAGACGTGCTGCGCGTACACACGGCCGAGTACTGGCACAAGGTGCGCGACCTGCAGCTCTCCCCTGCCGAGGTGCGCCGCCTAGGGTTGCCGCAGAGCGAACAGCTGGTGCTACGTTCCTTGAGTTCTTCGGCCGGCACGTTGCAATCGGCGCTGCGGGCCTTGCGCGACGGCGTGGCCCTGAACTGCGCCGGCGGCACCCACCACGCCTTTGCCGACCGCGGCGAGGGTTTCTGCGTGCTCAACGACATTGCCATTGCCGCCGCTCACTTGCTGCACCACGGCTTAGCGCGGCAGGTGTTGGTTGTCGACCTAGACGTGCACCAGGGCGACGGCACGGCGGCCATCTTTCGGCACGAGCCGCGGGTGTTCACCTTCTCTATGCACGCCGGCGCCAACTACCCGCTGCGCAAGGAGCAATCCGACCTCGACATCGAGCTACCCCTAGGCATGGACGATGCCGCCTACCTAGGGCAGCTGCACGAAGTACTACCGGGCCTGATTGAGCGCGTGCAGCCCGACTTCATTTTTTACCAGGCCGGCGTGGATGTGCTGGCTACCGATAAGCTCGGCAAATTGGCCCTTACGCCCGCCGGCTGCCGGCAGCGCGATGCGTACGTGCTCGGCTTGTGCCACCGCCTGGGTTTGCCGGTGGCCGTGAGCATGGGCGGCGGCTACTCCGAGCGCATCGCCGATATCGTGGACGCGCACTGCAACACCTTTGTGGTGGCTTACGAGCTGTGGGGCGCGGCTTCTTGCCGACCTTTGCCCGCTGCTTCGCCCACCCTGACCGCTGTCGATGCCCATGCCCCTACCCGAGTTTGA
- a CDS encoding TROVE domain-containing protein, whose product MRFNFTFRKNKPAQVANHEGAPAFQLTPALELYAAVATAALSDHFYEKAGTRLQRLRELVAQNDPRFVAQLAVYARERLNLRSVPLVLAVELAQVHRGDNLVSRLVARVVQRADEITELLAFYALANQRQGPKTLNRLSKQLQKGLALAFNRFDGYQLAKYDRAGQVRLRDALFLVHPTAKSAEQQALFDQLVCGELPTPYTWETELSALGQEPFATAEERQAAFRNKWEELIASGKLGYMALLRNLRNILEAEVSAAAVEQVCTSLADRFAVARSKQLPFRYLAAYRELLQVRSGHVPRVLEALEMAIGHSIQNLRGFDANTRVVVACDVSGSMQQPVSARSKVQLYDVGLVLGMLLQSRCANVVTGMFGDRWKRIALPRNQVLSNVQEFYRREGEVGYSTNGHLVVRELRQQREVVDKVMLFTDCQLWDSHNHGDTLAQEWAEYRRTVAPQARLYLFDLAGHGNTPVEVRHNDGVALIAGWSDKVFDVLQALENGGTALSEIEQIEL is encoded by the coding sequence ATGCGCTTCAACTTTACTTTTCGCAAAAACAAGCCGGCGCAAGTAGCAAACCACGAGGGTGCTCCGGCTTTCCAACTCACCCCGGCTTTGGAGCTGTACGCCGCCGTGGCAACCGCCGCGCTGAGCGACCATTTCTACGAAAAAGCCGGCACCCGCCTGCAGCGTTTACGCGAGCTGGTAGCCCAGAATGATCCGCGCTTTGTGGCTCAGCTGGCCGTGTATGCTCGTGAGCGGCTGAACCTGCGCTCGGTACCGTTGGTGCTGGCCGTGGAGCTGGCCCAAGTGCACCGCGGCGACAACCTCGTGAGCCGCTTGGTGGCCCGCGTGGTGCAGCGCGCCGATGAAATAACCGAACTGCTCGCCTTCTACGCCCTGGCCAACCAGCGCCAGGGCCCGAAAACGCTGAACCGCCTCTCGAAGCAGCTGCAGAAGGGCCTGGCCCTGGCCTTCAACCGCTTCGATGGCTACCAGTTGGCCAAGTACGACCGGGCCGGGCAGGTGCGCCTGCGCGATGCCTTGTTCCTGGTGCACCCCACCGCCAAAAGCGCTGAGCAGCAAGCCTTGTTCGACCAACTGGTGTGCGGCGAGCTGCCCACGCCCTACACCTGGGAAACGGAGCTGTCGGCCCTAGGTCAGGAGCCGTTTGCTACGGCCGAAGAGCGGCAAGCGGCTTTCCGCAATAAGTGGGAAGAGCTGATTGCGAGCGGCAAGCTGGGCTACATGGCCTTGCTGCGCAACCTGCGCAACATCCTCGAAGCCGAGGTTTCGGCGGCGGCGGTGGAGCAGGTGTGCACCAGCCTCGCCGACCGCTTTGCCGTGGCGCGCAGCAAGCAGCTGCCGTTCCGCTACCTGGCCGCCTACCGCGAGCTGCTGCAGGTGCGCTCGGGCCACGTGCCCCGCGTACTCGAAGCCCTGGAAATGGCCATCGGACACTCCATCCAAAACCTGCGCGGCTTCGATGCAAATACGCGGGTGGTGGTGGCCTGCGACGTGTCGGGCTCGATGCAGCAGCCGGTATCGGCGCGCAGCAAAGTGCAGCTCTACGACGTGGGCCTGGTGCTGGGCATGTTGCTGCAGAGCCGCTGCGCCAACGTGGTAACCGGCATGTTCGGCGACCGGTGGAAGCGCATTGCGCTGCCCCGTAACCAAGTGCTCAGCAACGTGCAGGAGTTCTACCGCCGCGAAGGCGAGGTAGGCTACAGCACCAACGGCCACTTGGTGGTGCGCGAGCTTCGGCAGCAGCGCGAGGTGGTAGATAAGGTGATGCTCTTCACCGACTGCCAGCTCTGGGACAGCCACAACCACGGCGACACCTTGGCGCAGGAATGGGCCGAGTACCGCCGCACAGTAGCACCCCAGGCCCGCCTGTACCTCTTCGACCTGGCCGGCCACGGCAACACGCCCGTGGAGGTGCGCCACAACGATGGCGTGGCCCTCATTGCGGGTTGGTCGGATAAGGTATTCGACGTGCTGCAGGCGCTGGAAAACGGCGGCACGGCCTTGTCGGAAATCGAGCAGATCGAGCTGTAG
- a CDS encoding RtcB family protein, translating into MANQLRGNDLRQLGFPEGRAIGLALAQLQRKQLKRLSQTDQMALLQALIHNPHNFLTDLDWSHTAAALLPPPSRHIALAERKEYVTFGAEYIDPSAVHQMEVAMKLPVTVGGALMPDAHHGYGLPIGGVLATDNAVIPYAVGVDIGCRMALSIFALPPQYLTQRVQELKNILLANTKFGNRDVFRHGQKLGHEVLERDEFSTIPFLRNKQETAAAQIGTSGSGNHFVEFGFVEITDPSNEMGVPVGQYLGLLSHSGSRGLGASVAQHYTKLAKDTCQLPAEAQHLAWLTLDSEAGQEYWAAMNLAGDYASACHHQIHQRIARALGERPLAKVENHHNFAWKGRLSDGREVIVHRKGATPAGKGVLGVIPGSMTAPGFIVRGRGVAESLASASHGAGRLMSRTRAKQELGEAEVRRHLQQHGVELIGGGVDEAPQAYKDIYSVMESQRDLVDVLGTFTPKIVRMDGA; encoded by the coding sequence ATGGCTAATCAATTACGCGGCAACGACCTTCGGCAGCTTGGCTTCCCCGAAGGACGTGCCATCGGGCTAGCGCTGGCTCAACTACAGCGCAAACAGCTGAAGCGCCTGTCGCAAACCGACCAGATGGCTTTGCTGCAGGCCCTCATCCACAACCCGCACAACTTCCTTACCGACCTCGACTGGAGCCACACCGCCGCGGCGCTGTTGCCCCCGCCCAGCCGGCACATTGCCTTAGCCGAGCGCAAGGAGTACGTAACGTTCGGGGCTGAGTACATTGACCCCAGCGCCGTGCACCAGATGGAGGTAGCCATGAAGCTGCCCGTAACAGTGGGCGGTGCCCTAATGCCCGACGCCCACCACGGCTACGGTCTGCCCATCGGCGGCGTGCTGGCTACCGACAACGCGGTGATTCCGTACGCCGTCGGCGTCGACATTGGCTGCCGCATGGCCTTGTCCATCTTCGCGCTGCCGCCGCAGTACCTCACGCAGCGCGTGCAGGAGCTGAAAAACATCTTGCTCGCCAACACCAAGTTCGGCAACCGCGACGTGTTCCGGCACGGGCAGAAGCTGGGCCACGAGGTGTTGGAACGCGATGAATTCAGCACGATTCCGTTCTTGCGCAACAAGCAGGAAACCGCCGCGGCGCAGATTGGTACGTCGGGCTCGGGCAACCACTTCGTGGAGTTCGGCTTTGTTGAGATTACCGACCCCAGCAACGAAATGGGTGTGCCCGTGGGCCAGTACCTGGGGCTGCTGTCGCACTCGGGCTCACGGGGCCTGGGTGCCAGCGTGGCGCAGCACTACACCAAGCTTGCCAAAGACACCTGCCAGCTTCCCGCCGAAGCGCAACACCTCGCGTGGTTGACTTTGGACTCGGAAGCCGGGCAGGAATACTGGGCCGCCATGAACCTGGCCGGCGACTACGCCTCGGCCTGCCACCACCAGATTCACCAGCGCATTGCCCGCGCCCTAGGAGAACGGCCCTTGGCCAAGGTGGAGAACCACCACAACTTTGCCTGGAAGGGGCGCCTCTCCGATGGCCGCGAGGTTATCGTGCACCGCAAGGGCGCTACGCCGGCCGGCAAAGGCGTGCTCGGAGTTATTCCGGGTTCGATGACGGCGCCGGGATTCATTGTACGCGGTCGGGGAGTGGCAGAGTCACTGGCTTCGGCTTCGCACGGGGCCGGGCGGCTGATGTCGCGCACCCGGGCCAAGCAGGAGCTGGGCGAAGCCGAAGTGCGCCGCCACCTGCAGCAGCACGGCGTGGAGCTGATCGGCGGCGGCGTCGACGAAGCGCCGCAGGCCTACAAGGACATCTACTCCGTGATGGAAAGCCAGCGCGATTTGGTGGATGTGCTTGGCACTTTCACGCCTAAGATTGTGCGCATGGATGGTGCCTGA